The Ignavibacteriales bacterium genome includes a window with the following:
- a CDS encoding ABC transporter ATP-binding protein, whose amino-acid sequence MRPLLRLKPYLIRYKKTLLFGLLTVIGSNVFTVVQPMFLGKAVDELKRGIESRTLVSGDLLMWAGLIVGFSLIAGIFTFLTRQTIIVTSRHIEFDLRNDLLSHLQKLSYSYFQNKPTGDLMAHATNDISAVRNVVGPGIMYPSDTFMTLSFVLIMMFMNDWQLTLLVLIPMPLVSYVVYRLGKLVNKIFTDRQEQFSLLTTRAQETLSGVRIVKAYVREEYEEERFRKLSWEYLKKNLVLAQVQSIMWPMMFVLVGLSLVIAIYFGGLKVIDGRMTIGTLTAFTAYLGMLIWPMIAFGWVTNILQQGAASMGRLAAIFDTEPEIKDTETTDHSIDHIDGNIEFRSISFTHKNAAQPTLKNINLKIDSGMTVAVVGYTGTGKSTLVNLLPRLYDITRGELLIDGNDIRTVPLEVLRSNIGFVPQETFLFSETIAENIRYGVDNFVEEDLKSAAEISQIAKDVLEFPKQFDTAIGERGITLSGGQKQRTSIARAIMRQPKILILDDALSAVDTYTEERILQRLHDFMKGRTSIIISHRISTVKDADLIIVLQNGEIVERGTHDELVALNGIYSELHTKQLLEQELETM is encoded by the coding sequence ATGCGGCCGCTCCTTCGTCTTAAACCATATCTGATTCGCTACAAAAAGACTCTCCTCTTCGGATTGCTGACGGTCATAGGAAGCAACGTTTTTACGGTCGTCCAGCCTATGTTCCTTGGTAAAGCTGTTGATGAATTGAAGCGAGGTATCGAATCGCGCACACTCGTCTCCGGCGACCTGCTGATGTGGGCCGGACTTATTGTCGGCTTCTCCCTCATCGCTGGCATATTTACATTCCTGACTCGTCAAACCATTATCGTTACTTCACGACATATTGAATTCGATTTGCGGAACGATCTTCTTTCGCATCTCCAGAAATTGTCCTATTCCTATTTCCAAAATAAACCAACCGGCGACTTGATGGCGCATGCCACGAACGACATTAGTGCGGTGCGTAACGTCGTCGGCCCTGGTATCATGTATCCATCCGATACATTCATGACGCTGTCGTTTGTCCTGATTATGATGTTTATGAATGATTGGCAGCTTACGCTTCTTGTGCTCATTCCCATGCCGCTCGTGTCCTATGTCGTCTACCGGTTAGGAAAACTCGTGAATAAAATTTTCACAGATCGTCAGGAACAATTTTCATTACTCACAACACGCGCACAGGAAACTCTCTCCGGCGTTCGTATTGTCAAAGCATACGTGCGCGAAGAATATGAAGAAGAACGGTTCCGAAAACTGAGCTGGGAGTATTTGAAAAAGAACCTCGTGCTTGCACAGGTGCAATCGATTATGTGGCCGATGATGTTCGTCCTTGTTGGTTTATCGCTCGTTATAGCCATCTACTTTGGCGGACTCAAAGTAATTGACGGACGAATGACCATCGGAACATTGACGGCATTTACAGCATATCTGGGTATGCTCATTTGGCCGATGATTGCTTTTGGATGGGTAACAAATATTTTGCAGCAAGGCGCCGCTTCCATGGGCCGCTTAGCTGCAATTTTTGATACCGAGCCGGAAATAAAAGATACCGAAACGACAGATCATTCCATCGACCATATTGATGGCAACATAGAATTTCGATCCATTTCCTTCACTCATAAGAATGCTGCACAACCGACGCTGAAGAACATCAATCTCAAGATTGACTCCGGGATGACAGTCGCAGTTGTCGGATATACAGGTACGGGAAAATCGACGCTGGTCAATCTTCTTCCGCGCCTCTACGATATCACTCGCGGTGAATTGCTCATCGACGGGAACGATATCCGGACAGTTCCTCTTGAAGTGCTTCGTTCCAACATCGGATTTGTACCACAGGAAACATTTCTTTTCTCTGAAACGATTGCCGAAAACATTCGATATGGTGTGGATAATTTCGTTGAGGAAGATTTAAAATCGGCGGCAGAGATTTCACAAATTGCCAAAGACGTGCTGGAATTTCCAAAACAATTCGATACAGCCATTGGTGAACGGGGCATTACACTTTCCGGCGGACAGAAACAGCGCACAAGCATTGCCCGCGCCATTATGCGCCAACCCAAAATATTAATTCTGGACGATGCGCTTTCTGCTGTTGATACGTACACAGAAGAAAGAATTCTCCAGCGCCTCCACGATTTTATGAAGGGCAGAACTAGCATCATCATCAGTCATCGCATTTCAACGGTGAAGGATGCCGATTTAATCATCGTGCTTCAAAACGGAGAAATTGTGGAACGCGGTACACACGATGAACTGGTAGCACTCAATGGAATCTATTCGGAACTGCACACAAAACAGTTACTCGAACAAGAACTGGAGACAATGTAA
- the serS gene encoding serine--tRNA ligase, producing MLDLKFIRENRDLVRNGAEAKGITINLDEIFILDDKRRALIQEGDALKAKRNLVSAQVGKIKKQGGDASAVIAEMESVKDRIQEIDPEIRDRETKLNSLLLTVPNIPHPSVPIGKTPAENKEIFRWGEMLKTDFPLKPHWELTEKLSIVDFDRGAKVSGAGFPFYVGKGATLERALINFFLDQATERGYTEIMPPIVVNEDSARGTGQIPDKEDLMYIVERDKLYMIPTAEVPVTNFHREEQIHEKDLPVRYAAYTPCFRREAGSYGKDVRGLNRLHQFDKVELVKFVHPSTSYDELESLRQDAEHLLQLLGLPYHTLLMCTGDMGFTQAKKYDLEVWAPGQQKWLEVSSCSNFESFQARRMNIKFRPGNGGKPEIVHTLNGSGLALPRVVAALIEHYQTPEGKVIIPKVLHPYTKFEVIG from the coding sequence ATGCTAGACTTGAAATTTATTCGTGAGAACCGCGACCTCGTGCGCAATGGCGCCGAAGCAAAAGGCATTACTATTAATCTTGACGAAATTTTTATTCTTGACGACAAACGCCGCGCTCTTATACAAGAAGGTGATGCGCTTAAAGCGAAACGTAATCTGGTTTCCGCCCAAGTCGGCAAAATAAAGAAACAGGGCGGAGATGCAAGTGCAGTCATCGCAGAGATGGAATCGGTGAAGGATAGAATTCAAGAAATAGATCCTGAAATACGTGATAGAGAGACGAAGTTGAATTCTCTTCTTCTTACTGTGCCCAATATCCCGCATCCATCAGTACCAATTGGAAAAACTCCGGCAGAGAACAAGGAGATTTTCCGGTGGGGCGAGATGCTCAAAACTGACTTTCCTTTAAAGCCGCATTGGGAATTGACGGAAAAGCTGAGCATCGTCGATTTCGATCGAGGTGCAAAAGTTTCCGGTGCAGGATTTCCTTTCTATGTTGGTAAAGGCGCAACACTGGAACGCGCACTCATCAACTTTTTCCTCGATCAAGCAACCGAACGCGGATATACAGAAATTATGCCGCCCATCGTCGTGAATGAAGACAGCGCTCGAGGCACCGGACAAATTCCAGATAAAGAAGATTTGATGTATATCGTCGAACGGGATAAGCTCTATATGATTCCGACAGCAGAAGTTCCTGTAACAAACTTCCATCGAGAAGAACAAATACACGAAAAAGATTTACCGGTTCGCTATGCTGCGTATACTCCTTGCTTCCGGCGCGAAGCCGGATCATACGGAAAAGATGTGCGCGGCCTCAATCGTCTTCATCAATTTGATAAAGTGGAATTGGTAAAGTTTGTTCATCCATCAACATCGTACGACGAGTTGGAATCACTGCGGCAAGATGCAGAACACCTCCTCCAGCTCCTCGGTCTTCCCTACCACACACTTCTCATGTGCACAGGTGATATGGGATTTACACAGGCGAAAAAATACGATCTTGAAGTATGGGCGCCTGGTCAGCAAAAATGGTTAGAAGTGTCATCGTGCAGCAACTTTGAATCGTTTCAGGCACGGCGAATGAATATAAAATTCCGACCGGGGAACGGCGGAAAGCCCGAAATTGTTCACACATTGAACGGATCGGGTCTGGCACTTCCACGAGTCGTTGCTGCACTTATTGAGCACTATCAAACACCGGAAGGGAAAGTTATTATTCCAAAAGTGCTTCATCCGTATACAAAGTTTGAAGTGATTGGATGA